A window of Paenibacillus polygoni contains these coding sequences:
- a CDS encoding O-methyltransferase: protein MISLDQLSLPRQLDIVFRALDEELAGLDSGIVFVQIRNNVIGKFGIRHYPVPMKKVMDNSPKGLTEPQRSSFRLMALESLKLKKHWTHGEITYDFAVRNNMIVVDSTLESNYNLASLMIRYPRTTYTDIQIGPS from the coding sequence ATGATCTCACTTGATCAACTTTCTCTACCTAGACAATTGGATATTGTCTTTAGAGCACTTGATGAGGAACTTGCAGGTCTTGATTCAGGAATCGTTTTTGTACAAATTCGAAATAATGTAATAGGTAAATTCGGAATTAGGCATTATCCGGTACCTATGAAGAAAGTGATGGATAATTCTCCAAAAGGACTTACAGAACCACAGCGGTCCTCTTTCCGTCTTATGGCCTTGGAATCACTAAAGTTAAAAAAGCACTGGACACATGGAGAAATTACTTATGATTTTGCCGTTAGAAATAACATGATTGTTGTAGATTCAACTTTAGAGTCCAATTATAATTTGGCTAGTTTAATGATTCGCTACCCGCGTACTACATACACAGACATTCAAATAGGTCCATCATAA
- a CDS encoding globin domain-containing protein, with protein MDPNKTLYENLGGAEGVKALVEAFYPKVQKNELLSPLFPEDITPVMEKQYMFLSQFFGGPSLYSDANGHPMMRARHLPFPVTEERAQAWLSCMYEALKEMDIPETVADFTIQRLSGPAYHFINTPS; from the coding sequence ATGGATCCGAACAAAACGCTTTATGAGAACTTGGGAGGCGCTGAGGGTGTAAAAGCACTGGTAGAGGCTTTTTATCCGAAAGTACAAAAAAATGAATTGTTATCTCCGCTTTTTCCAGAGGACATTACTCCCGTTATGGAGAAACAGTATATGTTCTTAAGTCAATTTTTCGGAGGTCCCTCTCTGTATTCTGATGCAAATGGGCATCCGATGATGAGAGCAAGACACTTACCTTTTCCTGTTACTGAAGAGCGGGCTCAGGCTTGGTTATCTTGTATGTATGAAGCTTTGAAAGAAATGGATATACCGGAGACGGTTGCTGATTTCACCATTCAGCGATTATCTGGTCCGGCCTATCATTTTATTAATACGCCCTCCTAA
- the cyoE gene encoding heme o synthase: MNNRYQASSDTAAIPARPTPPQESATWKDFVVLTKPGILRTNLVAAFGGFWLGSQWDVDYLRMIITMIGTMLVMASSCVFNNYFDRELDKKMERTRNRALPTGKLSPKVVLTYAVSLGILGLIVLFTYSGWLAGVLGIFGMFIYVIIYTLWLKRSSTWSTSIGGFSGAVPPVIGYVAAAGTLDLGALLLFALLFLWQPPHFWALAIRRVEDYRAAGYPLLPVVKGIERTKIQMIPYLILLVPVPILMYVYNYTGFVFMIVSLILSIIWLFYGFQGFKAKDTDAWAKKMFFFSINYLTISFLLMILDTVHK; encoded by the coding sequence GTGAATAATAGATATCAGGCATCTTCCGATACAGCAGCTATTCCTGCACGGCCTACGCCACCGCAAGAATCTGCAACATGGAAAGATTTTGTAGTTTTGACAAAGCCGGGCATCCTGAGAACAAACCTGGTCGCAGCATTTGGTGGTTTTTGGCTTGGATCTCAATGGGATGTTGATTATTTAAGAATGATTATTACCATGATTGGAACAATGCTCGTAATGGCCTCTTCCTGTGTGTTCAATAATTATTTTGATCGTGAATTAGATAAAAAAATGGAACGAACTCGTAATCGCGCACTACCCACTGGGAAACTCAGCCCGAAGGTAGTGCTTACTTATGCGGTCAGTTTAGGAATTCTGGGACTTATTGTTTTGTTTACCTATTCCGGCTGGCTTGCAGGCGTCCTAGGTATATTTGGGATGTTCATTTACGTCATTATTTATACTTTATGGCTTAAGCGTTCATCTACATGGAGTACATCCATAGGCGGATTCTCCGGTGCGGTACCACCCGTTATCGGATATGTAGCTGCAGCAGGAACACTTGATCTTGGCGCTCTGCTATTGTTTGCTTTGTTGTTTCTATGGCAGCCACCACATTTCTGGGCACTGGCGATTCGCAGGGTAGAAGATTACCGTGCTGCAGGATATCCGCTTCTTCCTGTGGTCAAAGGGATCGAACGTACAAAAATTCAAATGATTCCTTATTTAATCCTTCTGGTTCCTGTTCCCATTCTCATGTATGTGTACAATTACACAGGTTTTGTGTTTATGATTGTTTCACTAATCCTATCAATCATATGGTTATTTTACGGCTTCCAAGGTTTCAAAGCAAAAGATACTGATGCCTGGGCCAAAAAAATGTTTTTCTTCTCCATTAACTACCTAACGATCAGTTTCCTTCTTATGATTCTAGATACGGTTCATAAATAA
- a CDS encoding metal-dependent hydrolase yields MDTATHFVMGFGLAGLSFVDPVVASNPELAVAVMVGTAAGSQAPDLDTVLRIKKNNASYIRNHRGITHSIPFLFIWTALITAVISLLFRDVPILHVALWTGIAVCVHVFTDVFNTYGTQAMRPFTEKWISWNIIHIFDPVLFTTHVIAILLWFFGIVDPAPTFIVLYSFLALYYIWRTLVHYSKTKQIRKMDTSSEPEDKYYVIPTIHLNRWHVVKAHKDGSYEIGKLDGHLLVWSKHAVSSDHPAVEISKSHPDIQAFLYFTSFAVAEVEELSFGYFVRWGDVRYRHRKQYPFVACMVMDRNYEPISTYVGWLSEDKMEKKLSLGSHT; encoded by the coding sequence ATGGATACAGCTACACATTTTGTTATGGGCTTTGGTCTTGCTGGCCTAAGCTTCGTTGACCCTGTCGTGGCCTCAAATCCAGAACTGGCTGTTGCCGTCATGGTCGGCACTGCTGCAGGATCACAAGCTCCCGATCTGGATACCGTTCTTCGAATTAAAAAAAACAATGCTTCCTATATAAGGAATCATCGTGGAATAACGCATTCAATCCCCTTTCTATTTATATGGACAGCGCTGATTACCGCCGTTATTTCTTTGTTATTCCGAGACGTACCGATCCTTCATGTTGCCTTATGGACCGGAATAGCCGTATGTGTTCACGTATTCACCGACGTATTTAATACATACGGAACACAAGCTATGCGTCCTTTTACAGAGAAATGGATTTCGTGGAACATCATTCATATTTTTGATCCGGTTCTCTTTACAACCCATGTGATCGCCATTCTATTATGGTTCTTTGGGATTGTCGATCCTGCACCGACTTTTATTGTCTTATATTCATTCTTGGCTCTTTATTACATCTGGCGTACCCTGGTTCATTATTCCAAAACAAAACAAATAAGAAAGATGGATACCTCATCAGAACCTGAAGATAAGTATTATGTTATCCCTACGATTCATTTAAATCGCTGGCATGTGGTCAAGGCTCACAAAGACGGCAGCTACGAAATCGGGAAATTAGATGGACATCTCCTCGTTTGGAGTAAGCACGCTGTTTCCTCAGACCATCCTGCTGTTGAGATTTCTAAATCTCACCCAGACATTCAGGCATTTCTTTATTTTACTTCTTTTGCGGTTGCTGAAGTGGAAGAATTAAGTTTTGGTTATTTTGTTCGATGGGGCGATGTAAGGTATCGGCATCGTAAACAGTACCCCTTTGTTGCTTGTATGGTCATGGACAGAAATTATGAACCGATCAGCACTTATGTAGGTTGGCTTAGTGAGGATAAGATGGAGAAAAAATTGTCCCTTGGCTCTCACACCTAA
- a CDS encoding MFS transporter produces MKTAIWLYLFLFLAFFDLHAQYPILTPFAISLGAAPTFIGWMMGIYSLTHLPGNLIAGTKIDKYGSKRYIIFSLTTAGILLLLQAYVDTPWQLLILRALSGFVLAFLSPACMTLLAQLSSDPTTQGKYMSGHGVVHTLASVVSPAAGAFIVAGIGFSGTFQILGILLVITGLMAFFTIPAVKEASTQSIKVLPPMEGRFLPISWRYFVLPLVIACSQGVLFFELPLRGSGSASILSTGLLFSIISLGALTTLSMLFLNRYSTKLRLAAGVLLMAISFFLLASVPEMPLWLVLYVLGTSKGIIFPALATMFVQLSGGARLGRIFSIQSIATSLGSFVGPIAAGQIRMEISPYFLAFLVLMIGLLFLPFSKQVRTAALNPEPKHI; encoded by the coding sequence TTGAAAACGGCCATATGGCTTTATTTATTTCTTTTTTTAGCCTTCTTCGATTTACATGCTCAGTATCCGATTCTTACGCCTTTTGCAATTTCATTAGGCGCAGCTCCCACCTTTATTGGTTGGATGATGGGCATTTATTCCTTAACCCATCTACCGGGAAATCTGATTGCAGGCACGAAAATCGATAAGTATGGAAGCAAGCGTTATATCATTTTCAGTCTAACGACCGCTGGAATTCTATTGTTGCTTCAAGCCTATGTTGATACCCCGTGGCAACTGCTTATTTTACGGGCCCTCAGCGGATTTGTTCTTGCCTTTCTCTCTCCTGCCTGTATGACTCTGCTTGCTCAGTTGTCGTCTGATCCAACTACGCAAGGAAAGTATATGTCAGGACATGGTGTGGTCCATACACTGGCTTCTGTGGTCTCTCCCGCAGCGGGCGCCTTCATTGTTGCAGGTATTGGATTCTCTGGAACTTTTCAGATTCTTGGAATTTTACTGGTCATCACGGGTCTTATGGCGTTCTTCACCATACCTGCCGTGAAGGAAGCCAGTACGCAGAGCATCAAAGTGCTGCCTCCTATGGAAGGCCGTTTTCTTCCGATATCTTGGCGTTATTTTGTTTTACCGCTAGTTATTGCATGCTCTCAAGGCGTTCTTTTCTTTGAACTCCCTCTAAGAGGCAGTGGATCAGCTTCGATTTTATCAACAGGCCTGCTATTCTCCATCATCAGTTTAGGAGCACTCACTACACTTAGTATGTTGTTCCTCAATCGTTATTCGACAAAGCTTCGCCTTGCCGCAGGCGTATTACTGATGGCAATCAGCTTCTTTCTGCTCGCTTCTGTACCTGAAATGCCATTGTGGCTTGTCCTCTATGTTCTTGGTACATCCAAAGGAATCATATTCCCGGCACTAGCGACCATGTTTGTGCAGTTAAGCGGCGGAGCCAGGCTTGGGCGGATTTTCTCCATTCAATCCATTGCGACTTCATTAGGTTCTTTTGTAGGTCCTATTGCAGCCGGGCAGATTCGAATGGAGATTTCGCCCTACTTCCTAGCTTTCCTCGTCCTCATGATTGGCCTGTTATTCTTACCTTTTTCAAAACAGGTACGTACTGCCGCACTTAACCCGGAACCAAAACACATCTAA
- a CDS encoding SCO family protein: protein MFKKYIWTWILLLIAAVMAGYLIYNALDFGKEEYPKLGKVETFSMENVDGSTVSLEDTEGKTRLFYFYFTSCPDVCPVTTFSLSQVQELLKEDETFGKKASFVSISFDPEVDTRETIKAFADRFKADYSGWYFLRGDAEETKQLARESFKILIEGNSVDNFVHANLIALVDPDNNIRKIYNASNTEEAAPEIIARDVRNIVSE from the coding sequence ATTTTTAAAAAGTACATATGGACTTGGATTTTACTATTGATCGCAGCAGTTATGGCTGGTTATCTCATTTATAATGCGCTCGATTTTGGAAAAGAAGAGTATCCAAAGTTAGGAAAAGTAGAAACTTTTTCAATGGAGAATGTAGATGGAAGCACAGTTTCTCTAGAGGATACGGAAGGGAAGACACGTCTGTTTTATTTCTATTTTACAAGTTGCCCTGATGTATGCCCAGTGACGACCTTCAGCCTGTCTCAGGTTCAGGAACTGCTGAAAGAAGATGAAACGTTTGGCAAGAAAGCTTCCTTTGTTTCCATATCATTTGATCCGGAAGTGGATACGAGAGAAACCATCAAAGCATTTGCAGATCGGTTCAAAGCAGATTATTCTGGATGGTATTTCCTAAGAGGAGATGCAGAAGAGACAAAGCAGTTAGCAAGAGAATCATTTAAAATTCTCATTGAAGGAAATAGTGTGGATAATTTTGTACATGCTAATCTTATTGCATTAGTAGATCCGGATAACAATATCCGCAAAATCTATAACGCCTCTAATACAGAGGAAGCTGCGCCGGAGATCATTGCAAGAGATGTTAGGAATATAGTGAGTGAATAA
- a CDS encoding alpha/beta-type small acid-soluble spore protein produces MASGSRSNNLVVPQANAALQQLKLEAAQELGVTIPADGYYGNYTSRETGSLGGYITKRLVQIAEQQLSGRQ; encoded by the coding sequence ATGGCATCAGGATCTCGTTCTAATAATTTGGTAGTGCCACAAGCGAATGCTGCGCTTCAACAACTGAAATTGGAAGCAGCACAAGAGCTGGGCGTAACAATTCCTGCAGATGGTTACTACGGTAACTATACTTCCCGTGAGACTGGATCTCTCGGAGGTTATATCACAAAACGTCTGGTACAAATCGCTGAACAGCAATTGTCTGGTCGTCAATAA
- a CDS encoding YycC family protein, translating to MRPLQISAETAVTLSKKLGVPIEHLMHMPQHILMQKLAELAKEESSPAAEDADLSTDQDKDNHI from the coding sequence ATGAGACCTTTACAGATTTCTGCAGAGACAGCCGTTACGTTATCGAAAAAATTAGGTGTGCCTATTGAGCATCTTATGCATATGCCGCAACATATCTTGATGCAAAAGCTGGCTGAACTAGCTAAGGAAGAATCTTCTCCAGCAGCAGAAGATGCCGATCTAAGTACAGACCAAGACAAGGATAACCATATATGA
- the trpS gene encoding tryptophan--tRNA ligase — protein sequence MKTVFSGIQPSGKLTLGNYIGAMKNFVKLQDEYHCNFVVVDLHAITVSQDPAALYEQSKDVAALYLAAGIDPKKANVFLQSHVPQHAELGWMLTTLTAMGELERMTQFKDKSAGKESVGAGLFVYPSLMAADILLYNADLVPVGDDQKQHMELTRDLAQRFNRRYGEFFTIPEIYTPEVGARIMSLDDASKKMSKSNPNPGSYISLLDTPKDIRKKISRATTDSDSTVRFDPANKPEISNLMSIYSECSGLSLQEIEKQYEGQMYGAFKKELAEVVVSVIEPMQERFREIRESDELMRILNESAERAREIAAANLTEVKKRMGFVV from the coding sequence ATGAAAACGGTATTCTCGGGTATTCAACCTAGTGGAAAGCTAACGCTAGGGAATTATATTGGGGCAATGAAGAATTTCGTTAAGTTACAAGACGAATATCATTGTAATTTTGTAGTTGTAGACTTGCACGCCATTACGGTTTCACAAGACCCTGCTGCGCTCTACGAACAATCTAAAGACGTTGCTGCGTTATACTTGGCAGCTGGAATCGATCCGAAAAAAGCGAATGTGTTCTTGCAATCTCATGTACCTCAGCACGCAGAACTCGGATGGATGCTGACCACGCTGACAGCGATGGGTGAACTTGAACGGATGACGCAATTTAAAGATAAATCAGCAGGCAAAGAATCCGTAGGTGCAGGACTTTTTGTATATCCTTCTTTGATGGCAGCAGATATTTTGCTCTATAACGCAGATCTCGTACCGGTTGGAGATGACCAAAAACAGCACATGGAACTGACAAGAGACCTTGCTCAGCGATTTAACCGTCGTTATGGAGAATTCTTTACGATTCCTGAGATCTATACACCAGAAGTCGGAGCACGGATTATGTCACTGGATGATGCATCTAAAAAAATGAGTAAGAGTAACCCAAATCCAGGAAGCTATATCTCGCTTTTGGATACACCTAAAGACATTCGTAAAAAAATCAGCCGTGCAACAACGGATTCGGACAGTACCGTTCGATTCGATCCTGCAAACAAACCGGAGATCAGTAATTTAATGAGTATTTACAGCGAATGCTCTGGACTCTCTCTGCAAGAGATCGAAAAACAGTACGAAGGACAAATGTATGGGGCTTTCAAAAAAGAACTTGCAGAAGTGGTGGTTTCTGTTATTGAACCGATGCAAGAGAGATTCCGTGAAATTCGTGAGTCTGATGAACTCATGCGCATTCTAAATGAATCTGCTGAGCGAGCAAGAGAGATCGCTGCTGCCAATCTGACAGAAGTGAAAAAACGGATGGGTTTTGTTGTCTAA
- a CDS encoding M3 family oligoendopeptidase, which translates to MSKTLRQTWDLETIFSGGSSSETFAVYLKQLEQDIASLNAQVADAKVPVTVEDTYVYDGIIDQLQDIIARLSEGSAFVSCLGAENQDDKKAVQLTGRIASLHAKLASVKTRFDSLLQQTDDEVWTGWMKRPEITPISFVMNESRQEAKEKMAPELESLALDLAVDGYHGWGDFYDTIVSKVRVPYEENGETTYLSAGQAANKLQHPDRKVRETMLVNWEKAWSEAADYCADTLNHLGGFRLKLYERRGWDSVLKEPLAINRMSAETLDAMWDVITRAKPALVKYLERKAKLLGVEQLSWADVSAPIGESTGTITYDAAAESIVSQFRKFSPRMADFAQMAFDKHWIEAEDRPGKRPGGFCTSLPVSKETRIFMTYAGTASNVSTLAHELGHGYHQHVMDDMEILNQSYAMNVAETASTFAELIVADALIQEADEKEKLALLEEKIQNTVAFFMNIHARFLFETRFYEKRKEGLLSASDLSELMEEAQREAFCDSLGSYHPTFWASKLHFYITGVPFYNFPYTFGFMFSTGIYAQAQKEGAAFAEKYDNLLRDTGRMTVEELAEKHLDTDVTKPDFWQGAADLCIADIEQFLHMTENLQ; encoded by the coding sequence ATGAGTAAAACACTGCGTCAAACATGGGATTTGGAAACAATTTTTAGCGGGGGTTCCTCATCGGAAACCTTTGCTGTTTATCTTAAACAACTCGAGCAGGATATCGCAAGTCTAAACGCACAAGTGGCTGATGCAAAAGTTCCTGTGACCGTGGAAGATACATATGTTTATGATGGAATAATTGATCAGCTTCAAGATATTATTGCACGATTGTCAGAAGGCTCTGCCTTTGTATCCTGCCTTGGTGCAGAGAATCAAGACGATAAAAAAGCGGTACAACTTACGGGCAGAATTGCTTCCCTGCATGCTAAGTTAGCGAGTGTTAAGACTAGGTTTGACAGTTTGCTTCAGCAAACAGATGATGAAGTATGGACAGGGTGGATGAAGCGCCCTGAGATCACGCCCATCTCTTTTGTTATGAATGAGAGCCGCCAAGAAGCAAAAGAAAAAATGGCACCAGAACTGGAAAGCTTAGCACTTGATCTCGCAGTGGACGGATATCACGGTTGGGGAGATTTCTATGACACCATCGTAAGTAAAGTGCGGGTTCCTTATGAAGAGAATGGGGAAACAACATACTTGTCGGCGGGACAAGCGGCGAACAAATTACAGCACCCTGATCGCAAAGTGCGTGAAACGATGCTGGTGAATTGGGAAAAAGCGTGGAGTGAGGCAGCAGACTACTGTGCTGATACCCTAAACCATCTCGGCGGTTTCCGTTTGAAACTTTATGAGAGAAGAGGATGGGATTCCGTTCTCAAAGAACCACTTGCAATTAACCGAATGTCTGCTGAGACTCTTGATGCAATGTGGGATGTGATCACGCGCGCGAAACCAGCTCTTGTAAAATATCTGGAACGCAAAGCAAAGCTTCTCGGCGTTGAGCAGTTATCCTGGGCTGATGTATCTGCACCGATAGGTGAATCTACGGGAACGATTACTTATGATGCAGCAGCAGAGAGTATTGTGTCTCAGTTCCGTAAATTTAGCCCTCGCATGGCTGACTTTGCACAGATGGCCTTTGATAAACATTGGATTGAGGCAGAGGATCGCCCAGGTAAACGTCCAGGAGGGTTCTGCACATCACTTCCGGTAAGCAAGGAAACGCGTATTTTTATGACGTATGCAGGCACCGCCTCTAATGTGTCTACACTAGCGCATGAGCTCGGACATGGTTATCACCAGCATGTAATGGATGATATGGAGATCTTGAATCAAAGCTACGCTATGAACGTTGCAGAAACGGCTTCTACTTTTGCAGAGCTGATTGTAGCAGATGCATTGATCCAAGAAGCAGATGAAAAAGAGAAGCTTGCTTTACTGGAAGAAAAAATTCAAAATACCGTTGCATTCTTTATGAATATTCATGCCCGGTTCCTTTTTGAGACACGTTTCTATGAGAAACGTAAAGAGGGTCTTCTTAGTGCATCTGATTTGTCTGAACTAATGGAGGAGGCGCAGCGTGAAGCATTCTGTGATTCTCTTGGTTCCTATCATCCTACATTCTGGGCATCGAAGCTGCATTTTTATATTACAGGAGTCCCTTTCTATAATTTCCCTTATACATTTGGATTCATGTTTAGTACCGGGATTTATGCACAGGCACAAAAAGAAGGAGCCGCATTTGCCGAGAAATATGACAATTTATTGCGGGATACTGGCCGGATGACCGTAGAGGAACTTGCTGAAAAACATTTAGATACGGATGTAACAAAACCTGACTTCTGGCAGGGAGCTGCTGACTTATGTATCGCTGATATTGAGCAGTTCCTTCATATGACTGAAAACCTGCAATAG
- a CDS encoding aldose 1-epimerase, translating into MKQVTKGLWNGYDTYILHSRDLEVTLLPRLGNNIISIYDRIQNREVVRKPDEQDLAFYLQKPYHFGVPMLIPPGRIHLGHFEYEGQEYQFAQNSVNNNHIHGLHRTQPWCVSDIEEDDDGCTVTTEWKTSEDELWMKHFPVPMTFSMTFRLQGSTLTQQLRVTHQGDHAAPFGMGYHTWFMLDGEPHRWNIKLPVNGIYSLNDDLLPTGDLEDLGSLASLPYGINLEGQNLDTIFRSNREQDTAYLTRNDGYAIKYTANKDSFLHWVLFTKGESSDYLCIEPYTWLPDAPNMERDADFTGIIHMEPGQTIELLTQIEIVQPPDSE; encoded by the coding sequence ATGAAACAAGTGACCAAAGGGCTTTGGAACGGCTATGACACCTATATTTTGCACAGTCGTGATCTTGAAGTCACCCTGCTACCCCGCCTCGGTAACAACATTATATCCATTTATGATCGTATTCAAAACCGGGAAGTCGTTCGTAAACCTGACGAACAGGATCTCGCTTTTTATCTTCAGAAACCTTACCATTTTGGTGTTCCGATGCTGATCCCCCCGGGGCGTATCCACCTGGGTCACTTTGAATATGAAGGCCAAGAGTATCAATTTGCTCAAAATTCCGTAAATAATAACCATATTCATGGACTTCATCGTACACAGCCTTGGTGCGTCAGTGACATAGAAGAAGATGACGATGGATGCACCGTAACAACGGAGTGGAAGACAAGTGAAGATGAACTATGGATGAAGCATTTTCCTGTTCCTATGACATTCTCAATGACCTTTAGACTGCAAGGTTCTACTCTGACACAACAACTTCGAGTTACCCATCAAGGTGATCATGCAGCACCGTTTGGTATGGGATATCACACTTGGTTTATGCTTGATGGAGAACCACATCGTTGGAATATTAAACTTCCGGTAAATGGAATATATTCGCTTAATGATGATTTACTGCCAACAGGCGATTTAGAGGATTTAGGTTCTCTTGCCAGCCTGCCTTATGGAATAAATCTCGAAGGACAGAATTTAGATACCATATTTAGGTCTAATCGTGAACAAGACACTGCTTATCTAACGCGTAATGATGGTTACGCCATTAAATATACAGCGAATAAGGATTCTTTTTTACATTGGGTGCTATTTACCAAAGGGGAAAGCAGCGATTATTTGTGTATTGAACCTTATACTTGGTTGCCCGATGCTCCAAATATGGAGAGAGATGCAGACTTCACAGGAATCATACATATGGAGCCAGGTCAGACCATTGAACTCTTAACACAGATTGAGATTGTTCAGCCTCCTGATTCAGAATAA
- a CDS encoding IS1182 family transposase, producing MLTKQSSTQRDQLEMVALDQLVPEDHLVRKIESAIDFSFIYDLVQDHYSEIGRPSIDPVILIKLPLIQYTFGIRSMRKTIEEVQTNMAYRWFLGYGFYDKVPHFSTFGKNYERRFKDTDLFEQIFYRILRTAAEKHLLSAEHVFIDSTHVKASANKRKFEKKVVRKETRAYQRKLEEEINQDRDDHDKKPFPPDSFKKEEEKEIKQSTTDPDSGYYVKDERTKQFAYSFHAAVDRNGFVLGNIVTPGNEHDSHLLAPLVEMVKEKIGKPVAVAADAAYKTPWISKYLLEQGVTPALPYTRPRSQKEGFRKDDYVYDEYFDAYLCPANVVLPYSTTNKEGYREYKSPKEICKSCHYLSMCTGSKNHQKVVTRHVWQNHLEEVEHLRHHQHVKQIYAKRKETVERVFADAKEKHGMRWTTLRGLKKLSMQAMLTFAAMNLKKIARWSWNRPIPA from the coding sequence TTGCTAACGAAACAATCCTCCACTCAACGTGACCAACTTGAAATGGTTGCTCTAGATCAACTCGTTCCAGAAGATCATTTGGTTCGCAAAATCGAATCGGCGATCGACTTTTCTTTCATCTACGACTTGGTTCAGGATCATTATTCGGAAATTGGACGACCTAGCATCGATCCGGTCATCTTAATTAAATTACCTCTTATTCAATATACCTTTGGTATTCGTTCCATGCGAAAAACGATCGAAGAAGTTCAAACCAACATGGCGTATCGTTGGTTTCTGGGCTATGGATTTTATGATAAAGTTCCGCATTTCTCTACCTTTGGAAAGAACTACGAACGTCGTTTTAAAGATACAGATCTATTCGAACAGATTTTCTACCGTATTTTGCGGACTGCAGCTGAGAAACATTTACTCAGCGCGGAGCATGTTTTCATCGATTCTACACACGTAAAAGCGAGTGCGAATAAACGGAAATTCGAAAAGAAGGTTGTACGCAAAGAAACAAGAGCATATCAACGCAAACTGGAAGAGGAAATTAACCAAGATCGGGACGACCATGATAAAAAGCCGTTTCCTCCGGACTCTTTTAAAAAAGAAGAAGAAAAGGAAATTAAACAAAGCACTACAGATCCCGATAGCGGCTACTATGTCAAAGATGAACGGACCAAACAATTTGCTTATTCGTTTCACGCAGCAGTAGACCGAAACGGATTTGTACTCGGTAACATCGTCACTCCCGGAAATGAACATGACAGCCACTTGCTTGCACCCCTCGTAGAAATGGTAAAAGAAAAGATTGGGAAACCTGTAGCAGTGGCAGCCGATGCTGCCTACAAAACACCTTGGATTAGCAAATATTTGTTGGAGCAAGGGGTTACTCCGGCGCTGCCTTATACACGTCCGCGTTCTCAAAAAGAAGGTTTTCGAAAAGATGACTACGTGTATGATGAATATTTTGACGCCTATTTATGTCCTGCTAACGTGGTATTACCTTACTCGACCACCAATAAAGAGGGGTACCGAGAATACAAATCTCCAAAAGAAATTTGTAAATCGTGTCATTATTTATCCATGTGTACAGGGAGCAAGAACCACCAAAAAGTAGTGACGCGACATGTATGGCAAAACCACTTAGAAGAAGTAGAGCATCTAAGACACCACCAGCATGTAAAACAAATCTATGCAAAACGAAAAGAAACGGTGGAACGGGTATTTGCAGATGCAAAAGAAAAGCATGGCATGCGATGGACAACCCTGCGAGGGCTAAAAAAATTGTCCATGCAGGCGATGCTTACGTTTGCTGCCATGAATTTGAAGAAAATCGCCAGATGGTCGTGGAACAGACCAATTCCAGCGTAA
- a CDS encoding alpha/beta-type small acid-soluble spore protein — translation MASGSRSNNLVVPQANAALQQLKMEAAQELGVTIPSDGYYGNYTSRETGSLGGYITKRLVQIAEQQLSGQSK, via the coding sequence ATGGCATCAGGATCTCGTTCTAACAATTTGGTAGTTCCACAAGCGAACGCTGCACTTCAACAACTGAAAATGGAAGCTGCTCAAGAACTGGGCGTAACAATTCCGTCGGATGGTTACTACGGTAACTACACTTCCCGCGAAACAGGTTCACTCGGGGGATATATCACAAAACGTCTGGTACAAATCGCTGAACAGCAATTGTCCGGTCAAAGCAAATAG
- a CDS encoding toprim domain-containing protein, giving the protein MPIHVIVEGKNDRSKLRRLLQPEISILCTYGTLNSMKLEKLRKQIKYDEVYLFMDNDSSGKRIRGELRDTFPDAEHIYTRRGYAGVEGTPDEYLIAQLEKAGLDEYIIYPDFTSHFDK; this is encoded by the coding sequence ATGCCGATTCATGTCATTGTCGAAGGCAAAAATGATCGCAGCAAACTCCGTCGGTTGTTACAACCTGAGATTTCTATTTTGTGCACGTATGGAACACTGAACAGTATGAAGCTGGAAAAACTTCGCAAACAGATTAAATATGATGAAGTTTATTTGTTTATGGATAATGACAGCTCTGGAAAACGCATTCGAGGTGAACTCAGAGATACCTTCCCGGATGCAGAACATATTTATACAAGACGAGGTTATGCTGGGGTGGAAGGTACGCCTGATGAGTATCTTATTGCCCAGTTAGAAAAAGCAGGACTTGATGAATACATTATCTATCCTGACTTCACCAGCCATTTTGATAAGTAA